The Parashewanella tropica genome window below encodes:
- a CDS encoding PilZ domain-containing protein, with protein sequence MSFDQVKAHLIEQLKPFLMEDDFEEFFEQLTTDENSTDRFLLKMELNRLSAKCNRVIDLRDKSNLPCSTFTFDTQTHFLDEPAIASFKAAVSRYKNQYTLGAYEEVMAEHKHRLQTVQVDGNKENLRDEFIIPGVVLGTYYNRSEERMNYSVHITVAQAGKIDVEGSTLDLSVHGARIRLSHKHNLDIRKPILVKITELNEEYYYDELQQGIEYEIVDIEEEGNFHIFRLKRASGSEQLSQLLAKLIRDFKYRYKVDVNEVYTNTLGLGYERHLLPHLRHLPLFLNADKNQLTHALISPENQAIKSYFTDENDVCQLGQTLTPKRIEKHIVAPNAPEHNLLYCFTHIAKDHVYYYSATLHELQNHALKALFFKFGSQKPSWRVFKISSLEIDKARGFKASIIPGDDSHYSPLVEQQLNLFSHVLHLSNLTNEVDRHSYQQAQSTSTPNLLKVFAQTKDKASQLKFTALAFAERRQEPRYSFKTEVSIQQNGKTMIGHSQDISTKGLQLALPNTTDFMSDQPVLLGFPKLQALAGKTQLLNLPYRLVLQRNNGQQLHLVAAQSDEPHRGVTFMNRLIIHNEEKLKQLSESGDQSGELSDGLKNLVMRKLPATPIFIEKTQKSAKLSAIAISSERDPVAELFAAKAKESFTYDLSPLFEGGFFKKQIVSFIRRTKSNQEMMSIDFYLHLIRGSRGTFTLKAITKNQLKTVDEQVEYIKTGQKLGKFIALRIYVGVTGKPDLKYIQQERHYIARHAAHKAKMLEEKLWYTVGVGEIMDITAEVMHRCLPQN encoded by the coding sequence ATGAGTTTTGATCAAGTAAAAGCCCATCTAATTGAACAGTTAAAGCCATTTTTAATGGAAGATGACTTTGAAGAATTTTTTGAGCAGTTAACCACGGACGAAAATAGTACTGATCGTTTTTTATTAAAAATGGAGTTGAACCGCTTAAGTGCAAAGTGTAATCGTGTCATCGATCTAAGAGATAAATCGAACTTACCTTGTTCAACATTTACCTTTGATACACAAACTCATTTTTTAGACGAGCCAGCTATAGCCAGCTTTAAAGCGGCTGTAAGCCGTTATAAAAATCAATATACTCTTGGTGCATATGAAGAGGTCATGGCCGAACATAAGCACCGCTTACAAACCGTCCAAGTTGATGGTAATAAAGAAAATCTCAGAGATGAATTTATTATTCCAGGTGTAGTATTAGGAACTTACTATAACCGCAGTGAAGAGCGCATGAACTACAGCGTCCACATTACGGTCGCTCAAGCGGGCAAAATTGATGTTGAGGGCTCTACACTCGACCTTTCTGTTCATGGTGCGCGTATTAGACTCTCACATAAGCACAACCTTGATATACGTAAGCCGATTCTGGTTAAAATCACAGAGCTAAATGAAGAATACTATTACGATGAGCTACAGCAAGGTATTGAATATGAAATTGTCGATATTGAAGAGGAAGGCAATTTTCATATTTTCAGATTAAAGCGAGCCAGTGGCAGTGAGCAACTATCTCAGCTTTTAGCTAAGTTGATAAGAGACTTTAAATATCGCTATAAAGTCGATGTCAATGAGGTTTATACCAATACCTTAGGTTTAGGTTATGAACGACATTTATTGCCGCACTTGCGCCACTTACCATTATTTTTAAATGCCGATAAAAATCAACTGACTCACGCACTCATTAGCCCTGAGAATCAGGCTATAAAGAGTTACTTTACTGACGAAAATGATGTTTGTCAGTTAGGTCAAACACTAACACCAAAGCGTATAGAAAAACATATCGTAGCACCTAACGCCCCAGAGCATAACTTGCTGTATTGTTTCACTCATATTGCCAAAGATCATGTTTACTATTATTCAGCGACACTGCACGAGCTGCAAAACCACGCTTTAAAAGCGTTGTTTTTTAAATTTGGTTCTCAAAAACCAAGTTGGCGAGTATTTAAAATATCAAGTTTAGAAATTGATAAAGCCCGTGGCTTTAAGGCTTCTATTATTCCCGGTGATGACAGCCATTACTCACCTTTAGTAGAGCAACAATTAAACTTATTTAGCCATGTTCTCCATTTATCTAATCTGACTAATGAAGTCGATCGCCATAGCTATCAACAAGCGCAGTCGACATCTACCCCAAATTTGCTGAAAGTCTTTGCACAAACCAAAGATAAAGCATCTCAACTTAAATTTACCGCACTGGCTTTCGCTGAGCGACGTCAAGAGCCAAGATATAGCTTTAAAACTGAGGTGAGCATTCAGCAGAATGGTAAAACCATGATTGGTCATTCTCAAGATATTTCAACCAAAGGACTACAACTTGCGTTGCCTAACACGACTGATTTTATGAGTGACCAACCTGTTTTGCTTGGCTTCCCTAAGCTACAAGCGTTAGCAGGAAAGACTCAATTATTAAATCTTCCCTATCGATTGGTACTGCAACGCAATAACGGTCAACAGCTTCATTTAGTTGCTGCACAATCTGACGAGCCACACCGCGGTGTCACCTTTATGAATCGATTGATCATTCACAACGAAGAAAAGCTTAAACAACTTTCTGAATCGGGTGATCAATCTGGTGAATTATCGGATGGCTTAAAAAACCTAGTCATGCGCAAACTGCCTGCCACGCCGATTTTTATCGAAAAAACTCAAAAATCGGCCAAGTTATCTGCGATTGCCATCAGTTCTGAGCGCGATCCTGTTGCCGAGTTATTCGCCGCCAAAGCGAAAGAGAGCTTTACCTACGATCTTTCTCCGCTATTTGAAGGCGGTTTCTTCAAAAAGCAGATTGTCAGCTTCATCAGACGTACTAAGTCCAATCAAGAAATGATGAGTATCGACTTTTATCTGCACCTGATCCGAGGCTCTCGTGGTACTTTTACTCTTAAAGCCATCACAAAAAATCAACTTAAAACGGTTGATGAGCAAGTTGAATACATTAAAACGGGTCAAAAGCTAGGTAAGTTTATCGCATTGCGTATTTATGTGGGCGTAACGGGCAAACCAGACTTAAAATATATCCAACAAGAAAGGCATTATATTGCCAGACATGCCGCACATAAGGCCAAGATGTTAGAAGAGAAACTTTGGTATACCGTAGGAGTTGGTGAAATCATGGATATCACTGCTGAAGTCATGCACCGTTGTTTACCTCAAAATTAA
- the radA gene encoding DNA repair protein RadA: MAKNKTAFVCNECGQDFPRWQGQCSACKEWNTITEVRLGSVKASKGSQFSGYAGEGASEVQTLNEIDLNELPRIPSSFTEFDRVLGGGIVPGSAILIGGHPGAGKSTLLLQTLCQLAETMPALYVTGEESLQQVAMRAHRLGLPTDKLRMLSETSVERICDIAVKENPKLIVVDSIQVMHMADVTSSPGSVSQVRESASYLTRFAKQQGIAVIMVGHVTKDGSLAGPKVLEHCIDCSVMFEGDSDSRYRTLRSHKNRFGAINELGVFAMTERGLKEVANPSAIFLSRGEGEASGSLVMVVWEGTRPLLVELQVLVDNSSMSHPRRVAVGMDANRLAMLLAVMHRHGGLQMSDQDVFVNVVGGVKVTETSADLTLLMAMVSSFRSNVLPNDLVVFGEVGLSGEIRPVPNGQERLVEAAKHGFKRAIVPKANAPKKPPEGMEVIGVTKLSEALASL, translated from the coding sequence ATGGCAAAAAATAAAACGGCATTTGTTTGTAATGAATGTGGACAAGACTTTCCTCGTTGGCAAGGACAGTGTTCTGCGTGTAAAGAGTGGAATACGATCACTGAGGTTCGCTTAGGCTCAGTCAAAGCCAGTAAAGGCTCACAGTTTAGTGGATATGCCGGTGAGGGTGCCAGTGAAGTACAAACCTTAAATGAAATTGATTTAAATGAACTGCCTCGTATTCCTAGTTCTTTTACTGAGTTTGACCGAGTCTTAGGCGGCGGAATTGTGCCGGGATCGGCAATTTTGATCGGTGGTCATCCGGGAGCCGGTAAAAGTACCTTGTTATTGCAAACCTTATGTCAGTTGGCGGAAACCATGCCTGCACTGTACGTCACAGGTGAGGAGTCATTGCAACAAGTAGCCATGCGTGCCCATCGCTTAGGGCTTCCTACAGATAAACTTCGTATGTTATCGGAAACCAGTGTTGAACGTATTTGTGATATCGCGGTAAAGGAAAACCCAAAACTCATCGTTGTTGACTCAATTCAAGTCATGCACATGGCGGATGTTACCTCATCTCCCGGTAGTGTTTCGCAAGTCAGAGAGTCTGCTTCATATTTGACTCGATTTGCTAAACAACAAGGCATTGCTGTGATTATGGTGGGTCACGTTACCAAAGATGGCAGTCTTGCCGGCCCAAAAGTGTTGGAGCATTGCATTGATTGCTCGGTGATGTTCGAAGGTGACAGTGATAGCCGTTACCGAACTTTACGCTCCCATAAAAACCGTTTTGGCGCCATTAATGAACTGGGCGTGTTTGCGATGACAGAGCGCGGATTGAAAGAGGTCGCCAATCCTTCAGCTATCTTTTTATCTCGTGGAGAAGGTGAAGCATCCGGCTCATTAGTTATGGTGGTATGGGAAGGCACACGTCCTTTATTGGTGGAGTTGCAAGTGCTGGTGGACAATTCTTCAATGTCGCATCCAAGGCGAGTCGCTGTTGGTATGGATGCTAACCGTCTAGCCATGCTGTTAGCGGTTATGCATCGACATGGTGGCTTGCAAATGTCGGATCAAGATGTGTTTGTAAATGTCGTTGGCGGTGTAAAAGTGACTGAAACCAGTGCAGATTTAACTTTATTAATGGCAATGGTGTCGAGTTTTAGAAGCAACGTTCTTCCCAACGATTTAGTGGTGTTTGGTGAGGTGGGATTGTCTGGTGAAATTCGTCCTGTACCTAATGGTCAAGAGCGCTTAGTTGAAGCAGCTAAACACGGTTTTAAACGTGCGATCGTTCCTAAAGCTAATGCACCTAAAAAGCCACCAGAGGGAATGGAAGTTATCGGTGTGACCAAGCTGAGTGAAGCGTTAGCATCCTTGTAA